The sequence below is a genomic window from Lolium perenne isolate Kyuss_39 chromosome 4, Kyuss_2.0, whole genome shotgun sequence.
CATGTCACCACCTAAGGATCAGCGAAAAAATATCAACACAAAAGATCAATCTTCTATTTTCACAATTATTGGAAAAATTCTTCAAGTAACTCCCGTTCATCTGACTTCCAGGGTTGCGGTAAAACTGGCCTATTTTAATACTCCAGGCTACAGAGATCATTGCTCGAGCCATTTTCCAATGAAACGAAATTCACAAGCGCCAAGTCGTTGCTAAATAGTAAGTAACTAGTGTGTTCAGAAGTCTTATAAGCAAAGTAATCCTTTATCCTTAACGAAGGAAAAGCAAGAGAAATATTGCATATGAACTGCATCAACTGCTCACCAAGAAGACACGATAGCtacatccaaattttaacaatGTAACTGAATGATCCAGGAACAAATTACAAGAATAATAAATACAGTTGTAATTGCAACATTGACCTCCAGGTAGAGATCCCAGGAAAATCTTGTCTGCAAGTCTATTTCTCCAAATAGAGCTGCCTGCCTGCCTTGCCTTGTCCTGTTTTCATCATGTAAGGAACTGATGCAACCTTCAGGGGAAGAGCTCAGTACTCTACCGGCAGATGCATAACACCCGAAGTCGGCTGACTTGTCGGGGATCATGAGGCACATGAAAATAGATCTTTAATAATAAAATACTTTTTGGCAGATTATGCCGCAAGACAGAACTCGAAGTGTGGATGTATCCGGTGTCCTcaataaaacatgaaaactggtcTGAAATGTATCCTCAAACATGAAAAGCATGAATCATGGGCCGAAGAACCGATCTGCAAACAAAACCAAATCTTCTGCCAGCTGGAAATGATTTTCCATGGAAAAAACAATTAGCTCAGACATCATTAACTGTTCAGCAGCATGAAGCCTCGTATGTTTATCATACAATGTAACACCATTGTAATCAGATACAAGGCAGCTAATGAAATGACATGAAACAGACATACAGTACTCAATAATTGCCAACCTGAAAAAATGATTGATAATCAGGCTAGAAGAACCAAGAGGTGGGGAGGATGAAATCTATAACAGTGGCTTGCATGTACATTGTGGAGTGAGGCAAAACATTAAAAAAGAAAGAGCAGTTCAGTTTGCATGATGAAATACATTGGCACCTGGTGTGACTTCAGTAGTTGGCAAAAGGGTCGCGAAGAGAAAAATCAGATCCTCTTTTGAAGCTCTGAATGTAATCTTCTTGGGGATCAGAAGAGCCATTGAACAGCAATGAGAAGGCGCCACTGGCCCGTCTCGTGGACACTAGGCTCTCCACTTTGGAGCGCGCCTCTTCCATCGAAGTCAAACCATCGGCCAACAGAATCACCACCTCCTGCAGCACCAATGCGCTCTCAAAGAAATATTTGAGGAAGGCAAGCTCACTCCGACCCCCTCGGAAATCACGGAAAACAAGACGCGTGATGCATTCTATGGTACCACCAGACTCGTGCCAGAATTTCAGGTTGAGCTTGCCAGTGGATTGATGCGTTTTTCCAGACTGAAAAATTGGACCAAGTCAATGCAGGTGAGAGCAACTAGAACTCAATGTAGCTGAATGCCAAAAGAAGGTCAGGGGCTTCTTCACCTTGATGTGGAGTGTCTCGACATTCGGAAAGCATCTGAGGACGCTGGGAATCATCTTGGCATCATTGCGGATATCAAATCGCACCTCCATAGCCAGGATTCTCAGACTTGGTACCATGGTTCTCGGGCTCACCCTTGTCCCAGCCTGCAATTGCAGCCACAATGCACCCAATTAATAAGAGAATAAAGATCACATAGATTCAGAGATCGTATAAGAATTACACTGAACAAATAGAATGGTCGGGCACCTTGATGATGGTGCTGCCGACCTCTATCATGTGCTTTCCTGGGGCCAACTCCAAGTATCCCAACAAGTGCAGCTTGGGGGAATGGCCAATCCTGACCTTGGTGCGGCTCACATCAGGGGTACCATTTTTCTTTTGATATGAAGCTTTGTTACCTTGGGAACGGATGAGCCGCTCAAGGTGCGGGGCATACACCACGAATATTTCCTCAAATGGCCCGATGATCTGCACGCACCGGAGGCTCTGGCTGACAAGGCAGAGACGGAGAAGGAACATGTCCCCTTGGACGCAGAGCGTCTCCAGCACGGGGCTCCTGTCGAGGATGAAGTCCAAATCCTTGTTCTCCATGGCGACGCTGCAGAGCCCGAGCTCGAGGAGGTTGGGGAAGAAGGAGGCGCGCGGGACGGCGGCCGTGTCGGGGAACTTCCAGAGGCCGAGGTAGAGGCGGGTGAGGGTGGCCATGCGTAGGAAGGTGGAGGGCAAGACGAGGACGTGCGGCCACCGGCCGTTGACGAGCAGGAGCTCCTGGACGCCCTTGGCGGCGAGGATCTGGAGCCAGCTCGTGAGCAGGCCGTGGAACTCCGCCATGCGGGTGCTGGTGAGGTGGACGCAGCGGAAGGGCCCCGGGTGCGCGGCGAGGACGCTGGACACGGCGGAGGTGGCCGGGAGGAGGTcggcgtcggcgaggacgagcggGGTGGAGCGCCAGACTGGGCGCCAGCGGCGGGAGAGCGCGGCCGTGCGCGCGGCGTCCTTGACGGGGAGGCGGGAGACGATGTTGCCGAGGAGCGCGTCGGGGAGGCGGCTGGCGTGGTCGACGGGCGGGCTGGGGAAGAAGAAGCGGGTGAAGAAATTTTCGCAGCCGTTCAGGAAGTGGTTCGCCGCCGCGAATATTGGCGCAAGCGGCCTTAGGGTGGCAatggccgccgccgtcgcccgccggAAGAGTCCGTTTGCATCGTCCGGGTCGATGCCTAGGCGCCGGAAGCCGGCCGCCATCTTGGATTTGAAAGGAACGGGCGACAGCAGTgtgtccatggccgccgccggaaGCGGCGCGGTGGAGACGAGGGTTTTTGAGCGGCGTGTGCTGTGTGTGGAGTGTGGAGTGGAGCAAAGGTAAAGAAGGGTGGAAGAGAAGGGGAATTGTTTCCTTTTTTTTCTACTAGGACTAGGAGTAGAACGCGTTGAGAGGAAAGGAATATGCTCCTGAGGAGCCAGTATGGGCCCAATTCTCAAGGCCCGTTGGCCCGGAGTGCCCACGAGCCAAAAAAAAATTTTTTGAGTGTTCACCGGGAGGAGCACAAAGGCTCCCACCTGAATTTTTCATTTCATCTGAGAGATGGGGTGAAATCCCCGAGTTTGCAGCAATATACAGGGAGGGGGAGGCATCACCCAACGCGAGGGGGTGAGCTCAAAACAGCAGCAAAGGCCGCGCGATCACAGTCGCACAGGGAGGAGATATGTGAGCGATAGGTCCACATCACAGCGGTGTTCTGGCGGGAGGCGCGCTCGCCAGAGGGTGGCGTCATCCCGGCAATTTTTACGGGCCAGAGACACGGAGGGAACTAGCACGTTGAAGACGACGTCGTTTCTATGCTTCCAAAGGTGCCAGAGGAAAAGGAGGCGCAACATCGAAGCGGTGTCGGGGCGGGCAATCGGGGGGAGGGGATAGGAAGCTCCACAGAGACGTGGCGCTCGACATCGGACGAGGGCGAGCCGAGCTGGGCCATAACTGCCTGGCAAAGCTGCACTCAAACATGATGTGCTCCAGTGTCTCCATGGGGTACCGACATTCAGCCTCCTCCAGGATCTTCTTCTTCGGGAGGTTTGAGCGGCTTTGAATCCGTGCCTTGACGAGAAGCCAGGCGAAAAAACAGACCCTGTAGGGGGCAAAATTTCACCAGACGAAGGAGAATTTTGCGTCCCTTCTCCCTGTTGTCGGTGGATAGCTTGTAGAGCGCAGCCGTCCGCAAACCACCACAAGTTTGGCGCAGAGGGGCAGGGAGCGAGTGTCGAGCGGGCGGAGAGCGTGGCGGGGGTGAGGAGCGGGAAGAGGGAGGCAAGTAGCGCGCCAACGGCCGTCGACAGTCGCGCCACCAAGATGGTGTCCAGACCCGCGTCCACCACCTAACGGACGGTGGCATCGGGAGAGGTGCAGTGAGAGAGCAGCTCCAGCATGGCCGCCGAGAGCACCCCCAGAGGGTGCCAGTTGTCGTGCTAGAAAGTCATCCGGGTCCCGTCGCCAAGCTGACAGGAGCGTCGAGCGGCATGCCACCGAGGCGCGAGGCTGGACCACACCCAGCGAGGCCAGGACTCGCCGGGGGCGATGCAGCAGCTTGACCTGGAGGCAGGCATTTTGGTCCACTGGGAGCGGACGCCGAGGCCAACTTCCTCCTTTGACCGGCAGACGTGGTCCCACGCCACCAAACACTTTGTGCTAGTGACGCGGTCGGTTGCAGCCCACAGGAACGCGTGGAGAAGCTTGTCCAGGGCCGCGACGACGCTGGGAGGGAGCTCAAGGGCGCCCATGGTGAAGGTGGCGAGCGCGTCCAGGACGGCATTCAGGAGGACCAGGCGGCTGCCGGGAGAGAGCATGAGGGCACGCCACCCAGACAGGTACTTGTACACCTTGGCGATGAGTGGCGAGAAAGCGGCGAGGCGAAGCTTTAGTTTAGCAACATCTTGTACCGAAGAAGAGCTTGATGGACATCAGAGGCTAACAAAACGAGCTTCCCTCCGAGATAATCAGTGTCAGCCAATATGAGGAGCAAATGTCTTTTTTGTTTCCATACCAAGCATCAAATGCTCTGGGTTCTTTTTTGTATGGTGAATAATGCACATTTCAAAACTATACAATTTGTCAATTTTGTGCAGCTTAGAATACAAATCAGTTTGCATTGAGATTTTACACCACTATAGAATACATCATTGGCTATGGCTAGAAGTTTTTTCGGTTTTTTTTTTTTAACTTTGAATACAATTTTAAGTGTttgaaaataaagagctacatgtagctcggtcaCTCTCTTCACACTTAATATTTTGCCGATCTGAGCAGCAAGAAGTAAAGGGGGCTCCGATTAAAAGAGAGGAGAGCCATCAGATGACTTTTGAACGGTGGATATTGGCTTAGTGATGCTCCGTCTCAAGCCAATTCTTAGGATTACAGTGCTACTCTGCTGGTGATCTACTAGTAGATTCCTAGTGATGGTTTTTTTGTAACTGTAAAAAAAAATGAGAGAATTCAGTTCTACATTAAGAGAGAATATCTTTATGGGTGTCATCGAATAAGAACTGGACGTACCACAAAGCAGAAGTACTAGTATTTGCAAACAGGAAAAGCAGAGCAAACCAGAGAGTAACAGACACATAAATCTGCTGTATTCCAGAATATACAGTGGTCACGGCATCAAGCAAAGAATATGTATATTTGAATAGTCCATCTCGGGCAAACTTCTTTCAATGAAataattgtattcaaatgcatggTCCAAAAGAGGTACTGCATTCAAGCACAGAAACAACGGAGAAAGTGTGTTGTTGCAGCAACATTCTGTTCAAAATAAAAAACAACTATGATTAAGCTTGTTCAGGAACCAAGTCATATGCTAAGCCTAAATGTGTTTTCCTCCCTAGCAACATAGCTAACACATAAGTTGAATCAGCTGCATCAATGAGAGACGAAAATTCTTACACACGGACATTCAGTTGAGTAGCTGTAGAGCATGGTTGTCTAGTAGACCTTTCAAATAGCAAAACAATGGATTGTGGATGAAATAAGATCCTAGGATGTAAGAGAGAGAATGTAGTTCTAAGAAGAGATAGAATATCGTTACAGGTGAATGACAGTCATCATCAAATAAGAACCGGAGGTACCCAAGCAGAAGGTTATATTTTGcaacctatgagccaaagtgaatatcccgAGAAGCAGAGCAAACCAGTATAGAGTAACAAATACATAAGTCTGCCCTCTAATGTACAGTGGGCATGGCATCAAGCAAATAATATGCACACTTGAGCATTCCATCTCCAGCGAACTTTTCAATGAAATAATTGGATTCAAAAGCTTTGGTTCGAAAAAAGAATTGGATTTAAACACAGAAACAACAGATGATGTTTACTGTTGTGGCAGCATTCTGTTCGAAAAAAAC
It includes:
- the LOC127294345 gene encoding F-box protein At5g03100-like, whose translation is MDTLLSPVPFKSKMAAGFRRLGIDPDDANGLFRRATAAAIATLRPLAPIFAAANHFLNGCENFFTRFFFPSPPVDHASRLPDALLGNIVSRLPVKDAARTAALSRRWRPVWRSTPLVLADADLLPATSAVSSVLAAHPGPFRCVHLTSTRMAEFHGLLTSWLQILAAKGVQELLLVNGRWPHVLVLPSTFLRMATLTRLYLGLWKFPDTAAVPRASFFPNLLELGLCSVAMENKDLDFILDRSPVLETLCVQGDMFLLRLCLVSQSLRCVQIIGPFEEIFVVYAPHLERLIRSQGNKASYQKKNGTPDVSRTKVRIGHSPKLHLLGYLELAPGKHMIEVGSTIIKAGTRVSPRTMVPSLRILAMEVRFDIRNDAKMIPSVLRCFPNVETLHIKVKKPLTFFWHSATLSSSCSHLH